Genomic window (Bacillus vallismortis):
TATAAATCAACAAAAAGCCTCTCAAAATAAGGTTTTGAGAGGCTCACTATCAAACATGAAAAGTACTTCTATTAGTGTTAGGTCTTATGACTTGGTCTACATTCTCAGCAATCGATTTATAATTTTGTTTTTTTGATAAACGATCATAATCCCCAACAATATAAAACTCTTTTTTTGCCCTTGTAACTGCAACATTAATTAAATTAGGCTTTGAGCACGACCAATTTGCCGCTCCATCACTATTTTGATCTGTCCCCACTACAAAGTAAACAGTGTCGGCTTCTTTTCCTTGAAAGGTATGGGTAGTTCCTATTGAGCTTCGAGTCCAATCATTTACTATTTTCTTTGGTACATTTAATTCTGCCAACCGCTTTTTAATTGTTTTTTTGAGACCATCTTTCACTGCTGTAAAGGGAGTAATAACATATAAATCAGGAGCATTTAATGTATTTTCCCATTTTTGATAAATCTCTTCAGCAACTAAATCTGCCTGCTCTTTTACAAACTGCTTATTAACCGCTACTCCCTTGCAGTCAAACCATTCGCTTTTCCCTTGTTTTTTTATCGCTAAAACCATTTTATTATCATAAGCAATTTGATTAGCGATTGTAAACATTGGATTTAAGCATCTCCTATGAACCCATAAAGGTGTCCCTATCCACTGTCCTTTATTGTTATACATTCCAAATGGATTCGCCACATCCGCCAGTGATTGTACAGAACTCCCTATTTCAATAAACCGATCTTCAATACCATAAAATTTTTTTATATCTCCTAATATTGTTCGATCAATGGTGACAACTGGTTCAATCTGGATTGGATCACCAACAACGACAACTTTTTGAGACCTCCATAATGCGCCTGCCGCTTGTTGCGGAGTAGCTTGTCCCGCTTCATCTATAAATAAGTAACGAATAAAATCACGTCCAACTCCTTTATACATTGTTCGAACACTGGCAAAGGTTGTACTTATTACGGGTGTGATTAAATGGATTACACCCCACATATGTTGTAACCACATTCTGTGCTCAGTCTGATTTAAATCTAACTTACTGCGATAATTTAACAAACGCAAACTTGATTTTATTGCTTTATAATTAAATATCAAAAACAACTTGTGGACTTTCATTCCCTTTAAAAAAAGAAGCCCTCTCTCAAAATTCAATTCATCAGTTAGCCAAGGTGTATGTAATTGCCTATATTCGTATGCACTTTGAGAATTGGTCCAATAATTATCATCGGGTATTACTAACCCCTGATTTTTGCATTTATTGTTGATAGAATCCCTATATTTCTTTAACTCCATCCTTATTTGATTCGATCTCATCTGCAAAAGATCCCATTCCTTTTCTTCATTTTTTATTTTCATAGTTATTTTTTGCAGTTGATCTTCCATCTGTAATAATTTGTTTCTTTTTGTATGAAATATTCTTTGAAAAAAAGTTGGTTTAGAAAGCGTGTGAAACTCTCTCTCTAACAACCGTTTCTGTTGTTTATAATGAGCTGTCTTTAATACTAACTTTTCTTGTTCTGCCTCTAGTAACAATAACTGATTATTTATATCCCTATATTTTTTAAAAATTTCGCATAACGATTGTAGTTCTGCTTTCTTTTGTTTAACTGATTTCAATGTTTGTTGGAAATCAGTTACTGCATTCTTCCAATCTGTTAAGCTTATTTTTTTATTTTCTTGTTCTAATTGCTCAATGAATGATAGTTCAAATTCGTTATTATTTCTATAATAAAGTTTTTTGTAATAGTGAGATATATTTTCCGACTTTCCTAAAGATGCTGAGAATAGACCCCAAGCATCTGTCTCTTCACCGAGAAGAGCCTTTGCCGCAAAAGGAAACATCGATAATTCCTCTGCTTCTAATGCATATGCTTTTTCATAAGAAGAAAATACATTTTCATCTGTAACTTTACGTATAATTTCCTTCTTTTTAGGAAGGTCTTTTGAGATATTTTCAACTGCTCCATTATTGCTTGAAGCCACTACCATAGAATACTTATTAATAGATTTATCAATTTCATAAATAGTATAATGATAGCCATCTAAAACTAATTTCTTTATTTTTTTCAGAGCTTTTTCTGGGTTTTCAAAACAAGCCATTTTTTCTGCTTTTTCAACCATGAGATTTGCAAAAACATCTTTTAACAGTGTCGTTTTCCCTGTTCCTGGTGGGCCATTCACAGAGCTTATCTTTTGATTGTTATTTATAATTTGATTTACAGCTACTTGCTGCATTAAGGATAATCTATGTTCAACAGGTGACGGCCACCTGCCGTTAGGTACATTTTTAGGCTGCAACACATCTTCAATTAAAACTCTATTTTCATCAATGTTCGTTCTATTATCTACCCCTTCAATAAATTGCCGTAGTGTTTCATTTTCTCCTTGTGAGATAATATCTCCTAAGTCCTCTAAGAAAAAGCTATGAAAATTATTTACCCGTCCATCTTGTCCAACCTTCAAAATTTCTTTCTCAAAATAATGAAGCGCCATATTATCTATTCGTAAAAAATACCGTTCATATACTTCAAGTACTTTCTTAAGGGCTTTTTCTGTTACTCCATTTACAAAGATTGCATCAACCTGTTCCTCAAATAATCTCAACTGATCTCGAAATGTAGTCATCAAATCATCATATGCCACTTCAAGATGTTCGTTTATTAATTTCATCACATACATAAGTACAGGTACAAATGCAGAATCCTTTACATACTTGCCTGTATGGTCAACTAAAAAAGACATGCTAAATAACATTTTCTGATCTCTATTAATCATTTCTTCATTATTTTGGAATAGATCACGTAGATAACTAACAAGTTTATGTTGCTCAAAGCAACCTAAATAGTAACGAAATTGAATAAAATTTTTTTCAGAGTCCTTCAACTGATGCCTCTCCCAAGGCCTTTCAGAAAAAAGAACTTGTTCTGTTTTCTTTCGTTGTTGACCATCTAAAAAATGGCTTCTACCCAAATCATCTCCTATACCATTGACTCCGCTTGGTGATAAAGCCTCAACTAAGTGCCATGCCCTTAATACAGAATTTACATTTATCTTCCCCATAATTTCCTCCTATTTTAACAACATCATTCGGTTAATGTCCTCTTTATTGATCCAACTGGTATCTGTACAAAATCCCTAAACTGATTGATCAGTCTCTTTTCTTTTTTTCGACACATTTGTTTAAATATTGAATAATTAACTAGATCACACATTAAAATTATTAGATTTTAGAACATTTCATTTTATTGAAAATTCATGATTGATTCATAAACTCTGAGATCATCTGTTAAATTTATGATACGATGACAGTAAAAAAGACATAACAGGGGCTAGTCATATGAGTGAACTTGTGTTTGAAAAAAGAGATTTTAATACAGAACAAATTCTTGCGTTGAAGGCATCTAAATTAGATAACCATCCGATTGTATACATTCTTTACAACGAAAAAAAGAAGCCGACTGCATATATTGGGCAGACTGTACAGGCTACACGACGATTGAAAGATCATTGAGAAACAAGAAGCGAAAAAGTTTAACGCAAACCATTTTCATTGGTCATGAGAGATTTCACCAGTCCGCATCCTACAATATTGAGACAAATCTTATTAATTACTTTATTGCCGAAAATCACTACCAATTGCAAAATGTCAGTCAAACTAGATCGAGAGAAATGCATCATTATTATCAAAAGAATTTTTATAACGAACAGCTTTTTGAGGAGATATGGGATCAGCTTCGGAAAGAGAACATTGTCAGCGACACTCTTGAAAACCTCAGAAATAAAGACATTTACAAACTATCTCCGTATAAAGAGCTCTCTCCTCAGCAGGTGGAGATCAAAAACGAAATTCTTGATTTTTGCAAGGTGCATATTGAAAAACCAGGCAACCATGTCATTTCTATAGAAGGAGATGCCGGAACAGGGAAAAGTGTCTTACTGAGCTCTCTATTTAACACGATTCAGGATTTATCTAAAGATGAAAATTCACATTTAAAAAACAAGAACAATTACTTACTTGTGAACCATGGTGAAATGCTGAAGACTTATAAAAGCATCGCAAACAGCTTACCAAATTTAAAGAAAAAAAACTTAATGAAGCCTACCTCCTTTATAAATCAAATGTCAAAAACAGGGGAAACAGCTGATATTGTATTAGTAGATGAGGCTCATCTGCTTTTAACCAAAGAGGATAGATTTAATAATTTCCACTATCAAAATCAGCTAGAGGAAATCATTAAACGCAGTAGAATCACTATTGTCATCTTCGATCCTAAACAAGTGTTAAAAATTAAAAGCTATTGGAATGAAAGGTTGCTTAAGGAGATCACCAATCAATATCATGCGAAAACAGTAAAGCTCACGGAGCAAATGAGAATGAATGCAAATCCAGACACACTAAAGTGGATTAACCATTTTGTCTCAAAACAATTGCTCCCTCTGCCGCAAGAAAATAATGATACCTTCCAGCTCAAAATCTTTGAGGACCATGCCGACTTTAAAGCTGCAATTGAGAAAAAGAATAAGGAAGTTGGTCTATCACGTATTGTCTCGACCTTTGATTATATACATAAAAAAGATGGTGCTACTTATATGGTCGATGAGGAAGGCATTAACATGCCATGGAATTCTACAAATGACAAATGGACTTGGGCAGAACATGCAGATTCGATTAAAGAAGTCGGTTCCATCTATACTGTTCAAGGCTTTGACCTAAATTATGTTGGCGTCATTCTAGGACCTTCTGTCAGCTATGATAGTGAAAAAGATGAGCTTTTCATCGACACTGCAAAATATAAAGATACAGGCGCATTCACCACACGAGATGACATGTCTGCCGATAAAATTAAGAAAATAAAGGAAGAGATTATTCTAAACTCTATCAATGTCCTCATGAAACGGGGCATCAACGGTCTTTACATATACGCAACGGATGTTAAATTAAGAAATAGATTGCTAGAGTTAAAAAGGAGCAGGAAAAAATGAGCGAAATCAAAGATTTAATTAACACGATTAATGAATTTAGAGACGCGCGCAACTGGAGACAATACCACAACCCAAAGGATCTCGCCATCTCCATTTCAATTGAAGCAGCCGAACTGTTAGAAGACTTCCAATGGAAAAGCAGCGAAGAAGCACTCAAAGCAAACGAGGAAAACATTCGTGAAGAAATTGCTGATGTTCTTATCTATTCGCTGATGCTCTGTTCAGATCTTGATATGGATGTGAAGGAGATTATTGAGGAGAAGGTTGTGAAGAATGGTCGGAAGTATCCGGTCAATGAGTAATTATATTTCCTTTACATTTAATTAAAGCGATCGTCATGCATCAGAAAATAAAATAAGTGCATGACGATCTTTTAATTATGTGCTTGGGAATGGTTAACAAATGATTGGACACTACATCTTCCTAAAAACTCAAAGTAGTATTAGCAGTTTCACAGTTCTAGTCTATAATTGATGTCTTATATTTAAACTCGATGTCTTTTAAATAATTAATAGCAAATAACTTATTATCAAAATTATTTAACCAGTTATCTATATAATTTCGAAGTTGATTAGAAAAACTTAAATTATACTTATATTTATATCTAAAAGCCCGCGCTAAATTTAGCTTAGGATTCTCC
Coding sequences:
- a CDS encoding nucleotide pyrophosphohydrolase; translated protein: MSEIKDLINTINEFRDARNWRQYHNPKDLAISISIEAAELLEDFQWKSSEEALKANEENIREEIADVLIYSLMLCSDLDMDVKEIIEEKVVKNGRKYPVNE
- a CDS encoding AAA domain-containing protein; its protein translation is MGKINVNSVLRAWHLVEALSPSGVNGIGDDLGRSHFLDGQQRKKTEQVLFSERPWERHQLKDSEKNFIQFRYYLGCFEQHKLVSYLRDLFQNNEEMINRDQKMLFSMSFLVDHTGKYVKDSAFVPVLMYVMKLINEHLEVAYDDLMTTFRDQLRLFEEQVDAIFVNGVTEKALKKVLEVYERYFLRIDNMALHYFEKEILKVGQDGRVNNFHSFFLEDLGDIISQGENETLRQFIEGVDNRTNIDENRVLIEDVLQPKNVPNGRWPSPVEHRLSLMQQVAVNQIINNNQKISSVNGPPGTGKTTLLKDVFANLMVEKAEKMACFENPEKALKKIKKLVLDGYHYTIYEIDKSINKYSMVVASSNNGAVENISKDLPKKKEIIRKVTDENVFSSYEKAYALEAEELSMFPFAAKALLGEETDAWGLFSASLGKSENISHYYKKLYYRNNNEFELSFIEQLEQENKKISLTDWKNAVTDFQQTLKSVKQKKAELQSLCEIFKKYRDINNQLLLLEAEQEKLVLKTAHYKQQKRLLEREFHTLSKPTFFQRIFHTKRNKLLQMEDQLQKITMKIKNEEKEWDLLQMRSNQIRMELKKYRDSINNKCKNQGLVIPDDNYWTNSQSAYEYRQLHTPWLTDELNFERGLLFLKGMKVHKLFLIFNYKAIKSSLRLLNYRSKLDLNQTEHRMWLQHMWGVIHLITPVISTTFASVRTMYKGVGRDFIRYLFIDEAGQATPQQAAGALWRSQKVVVVGDPIQIEPVVTIDRTILGDIKKFYGIEDRFIEIGSSVQSLADVANPFGMYNNKGQWIGTPLWVHRRCLNPMFTIANQIAYDNKMVLAIKKQGKSEWFDCKGVAVNKQFVKEQADLVAEEIYQKWENTLNAPDLYVITPFTAVKDGLKKTIKKRLAELNVPKKIVNDWTRSSIGTTHTFQGKEADTVYFVVGTDQNSDGAANWSCSKPNLINVAVTRAKKEFYIVGDYDRLSKKQNYKSIAENVDQVIRPNTNRSTFHV